Proteins encoded in a region of the Acidobacteriota bacterium genome:
- a CDS encoding carboxypeptidase regulatory-like domain-containing protein, which yields MAQLFTKAINSLLLFALAIGTAAPAIAAEDTAEFAGTSGKSNLGLIRGIVRDEGGKPIADAVVAIFRLGTSKLLRQVRSAADGSYTLRIIPGKYTVLAVAQGFNPATLPQVEIGRATEQDFGFKLARAGSGNTLPEKKLDRSNPKWVIRSSQMGRSIYLNTEGDVPLEESVNEPAEVEVASLDDESGSINLKPGQTIAETFAATTERGNYVGVNVATHIALNEKTDLILAGQAAAGRNAPKRLDTQLSYRPNESHTLRFVTSFGELGTLTSGEREESLGQFSLRAIDEWRIREGIIFVYGIDYSRFTGASNDFVIAPRLGFQYDIDSKTRFRSAFTTQTDERSWAREIALEDAQISFREPAFIEDVVVEDGEALMNNSRRLEFGIERVLDNSSSLEATAFFDGTLVRGVRVIGLPFGAASIEGSDIAGNQQGNASGIRVVYARRLSGRFNLTGGYSFGSGQRLSGEGLQDPASLFEESVFHTVFGQLDTDIRPGTNIRTIFRLSPNATVFAVDPFRGRLAIYDPGLSFVVTQSLPTLGLPFRAEAILDARNIFDLQNTATSSEGTLSLNSQRRMVRGSILVRF from the coding sequence ATGGCTCAACTCTTTACAAAAGCGATAAATTCTCTGCTGCTTTTTGCACTGGCCATCGGCACCGCCGCGCCGGCGATTGCAGCGGAAGATACGGCAGAATTCGCCGGCACTTCGGGAAAGAGCAATCTGGGCCTGATCCGCGGCATCGTCCGCGATGAAGGCGGCAAGCCAATAGCGGACGCCGTTGTTGCGATCTTTCGCCTCGGTACCTCAAAACTGCTCCGGCAGGTTCGTTCGGCAGCCGACGGAAGCTACACGCTTCGCATCATTCCAGGTAAATACACAGTTCTTGCAGTCGCTCAGGGCTTTAACCCGGCTACCTTGCCGCAGGTTGAGATTGGACGGGCCACGGAACAGGATTTCGGATTCAAGTTGGCGCGTGCCGGAAGCGGTAATACACTTCCCGAAAAAAAACTCGACCGATCAAATCCCAAGTGGGTCATTCGGTCCTCGCAGATGGGCCGCTCGATATATTTGAACACCGAGGGCGATGTCCCGTTGGAAGAGAGTGTTAATGAGCCGGCCGAAGTTGAGGTCGCTTCGCTCGATGATGAGAGCGGATCGATCAACCTTAAGCCCGGACAGACGATCGCCGAGACCTTTGCCGCAACCACCGAGCGCGGAAATTATGTCGGCGTAAACGTTGCGACGCATATTGCGCTCAATGAGAAAACCGACCTGATCCTCGCGGGCCAGGCGGCGGCCGGAAGAAACGCACCGAAGCGGCTCGATACACAGCTTTCGTATCGCCCGAATGAATCGCACACGCTGCGGTTCGTGACGTCGTTTGGCGAACTCGGCACCTTAACCTCGGGCGAACGCGAAGAATCGCTCGGCCAGTTCTCACTCAGGGCCATTGATGAATGGCGGATCCGCGAGGGCATCATTTTTGTTTACGGGATCGATTATTCGCGGTTCACCGGTGCCAGCAACGATTTTGTTATCGCTCCGCGGCTCGGCTTCCAGTACGACATCGACTCAAAAACACGTTTCCGCTCGGCCTTCACGACCCAAACCGACGAACGATCATGGGCACGCGAGATAGCCCTTGAGGACGCACAGATATCGTTCCGCGAGCCCGCCTTTATTGAGGACGTGGTCGTCGAGGACGGCGAGGCGCTGATGAACAATTCGCGGCGGCTTGAGTTTGGTATCGAGCGTGTTCTTGACAACAGCTCAAGCCTCGAGGCGACCGCATTTTTTGACGGAACCCTTGTCCGCGGAGTTCGCGTTATTGGTTTGCCGTTCGGTGCGGCTTCGATCGAAGGCAGTGACATCGCCGGCAATCAGCAAGGGAATGCAAGCGGCATCCGCGTCGTTTATGCTCGCCGGCTGAGCGGACGCTTTAACCTGACGGGCGGCTACAGCTTCGGTAGCGGGCAGCGGCTTTCGGGCGAAGGATTGCAGGACCCGGCATCGCTGTTTGAAGAGTCTGTTTTCCATACGGTCTTTGGCCAGCTTGATACCGATATTCGGCCGGGGACCAATATCCGCACGATCTTCCGGCTCTCGCCGAATGCGACGGTATTTGCCGTGGACCCATTCCGCGGCCGGCTTGCGATATACGATCCGGGCCTCAGTTTTGTCGTTACACAGTCTTTACCGACCCTTGGCCTTCCTTTCCGTGCCGAGGCGATCCTGGACGCCCGCAACATCTTTGACCTTCAGAACACGGCCACAAGTTCGGAAGGAACCCTTAGCCTGAACTCGCAACGCCGCATGGTCCGGGGCAGTATCCTCGTGCGATTCTAG
- a CDS encoding glutamate--tRNA ligase — MNVRVRFAPSPTGYLHIGSARTALFNYLYARNTGGKFLLRIEDTDLARSTEESTRSILEGLEWLGFAPEEEIVFQSNNADKHRATALRLLEEGKAYRDFTPKEAPTDANVKDAIKQRAREQGGDKNMRDNIYRDLSQEESDARAAAGEPFAIRLKVGAEGKTAFEDQVYGLQERDYADTEDLVLLRSDGHPLYNLAVVCDDIEMAITHVIRGQDHLTNTHKQVLIYEALGVTPPIFAHLPLIMAPNKGKLSKRKHGEVVSMTTYRDAGFIAAAFRNFLALLGWSAGEEKEIYSLEELIEKFSLEGIHRSNAVFNFHPDDPRKWTDDKAIWMNAEYIRTMPLDGLYPLVKAELKANKLWKDEYADDIPEPADGLELIAESYSANAPLDSSAWFLYTIDLIRQRFFTLKDFSAQGRAYFSEDFDFDPAAIAKNLTKFPELKEWMPELADRFEAEFASSSPPYEVGVDAALSGRGGSLPFDEPNIETIVKAFTEEKGTKLGVIMNGARTLLTGVAVGPSMLSVFEVIGLERTLMRLRSQVAWNL, encoded by the coding sequence ATGAATGTCAGAGTTCGATTTGCACCGTCGCCGACGGGTTATTTACATATCGGTTCCGCAAGGACCGCTCTTTTTAACTATCTTTACGCTCGCAACACCGGCGGCAAATTCCTTTTGAGGATCGAGGACACGGATCTCGCCCGCTCTACCGAGGAATCGACCCGTTCGATCCTTGAAGGGCTTGAGTGGCTCGGCTTTGCACCGGAAGAAGAGATCGTTTTTCAGTCAAATAATGCCGACAAGCACCGAGCGACCGCGCTTAGATTATTGGAAGAAGGCAAGGCCTATCGCGACTTTACGCCGAAGGAGGCTCCGACCGACGCGAACGTAAAAGATGCGATAAAGCAGCGTGCCCGCGAGCAGGGCGGCGATAAGAACATGCGCGATAATATCTATCGCGACCTTTCGCAGGAAGAAAGCGACGCTCGTGCCGCGGCCGGCGAGCCCTTCGCCATTCGGCTCAAGGTTGGGGCCGAAGGCAAGACGGCATTCGAAGACCAGGTTTATGGCCTGCAGGAACGCGATTACGCGGACACCGAAGACCTCGTCCTGCTCCGCTCGGACGGGCATCCGCTCTACAACCTCGCCGTCGTTTGCGACGACATCGAGATGGCGATAACGCACGTCATCCGCGGCCAAGACCACCTGACGAACACGCACAAACAGGTCTTGATCTACGAAGCTCTCGGTGTCACACCGCCGATATTTGCACACCTGCCGCTGATCATGGCGCCGAACAAGGGCAAGCTCTCAAAGCGCAAGCACGGCGAGGTCGTTTCGATGACGACCTATCGCGACGCGGGTTTCATTGCCGCTGCTTTTCGAAATTTCCTCGCACTTCTTGGCTGGTCGGCCGGCGAGGAGAAGGAGATCTATTCGCTGGAAGAGCTGATCGAGAAATTTTCACTCGAGGGCATTCACCGCTCAAACGCGGTCTTTAATTTTCATCCTGACGACCCCCGAAAATGGACCGACGACAAGGCCATCTGGATGAACGCCGAATACATCCGCACGATGCCGCTCGACGGCCTCTACCCGCTCGTCAAGGCAGAGCTGAAAGCGAACAAGCTCTGGAAGGACGAATATGCCGACGATATTCCGGAACCGGCTGACGGCTTAGAGCTTATAGCTGAAAGCTATTCGGCAAACGCACCGCTCGATTCGAGCGCTTGGTTCCTTTACACCATCGATCTCATCCGCCAGCGGTTCTTTACGCTCAAGGATTTCTCGGCCCAGGGCCGTGCGTATTTCAGCGAAGATTTTGACTTCGACCCAGCGGCCATCGCCAAGAACCTGACCAAGTTCCCGGAGCTCAAAGAATGGATGCCGGAACTCGCCGACCGCTTCGAGGCCGAATTTGCCTCAAGCTCCCCTCCTTACGAAGTAGGGGTGGACGCTGCTTTGAGCGGACGGGGTGGTTCTTTGCCATTCGATGAACCCAACATCGAAACCATCGTCAAAGCCTTCACTGAAGAAAAAGGCACCAAGCTCGGCGTGATAATGAACGGTGCCCGCACACTCCTAACAGGTGTCGCCGTCGGCCCCTCAATGCTCTCGGTCTTCGAGGTCATCGGCCTCGAAAGAACCCTGATGAGACTGAGGAGTCAAGTGGCTTGGAATTTATAG
- a CDS encoding DUF433 domain-containing protein, with translation MDYREIITIDPGKRSGKPTIRGMRITVQDVLEYLAGGMTEEEIISDFPELTREDIRACLAFAADRERQLAVMPQYEVVA, from the coding sequence ATGGATTATCGGGAAATCATCACCATCGACCCCGGAAAGCGAAGCGGCAAACCGACCATTCGCGGCATGCGGATCACGGTTCAGGATGTTCTGGAGTATCTCGCGGGCGGCATGACCGAGGAAGAAATAATCTCTGATTTCCCCGAACTGACCCGCGAGGACATTCGAGCCTGCCTTGCATTCGCGGCGGACCGCGAACGCCAACTCGCTGTGATGCCGCAGTATGAAGTTGTTGCTTGA
- a CDS encoding DUF5615 family PIN-like protein, with product MKLLLDQNLSWKLVDELGESYPDSKHIKHVLSTAADDRDIWNYAKENGFTIVTKDDDFVQKSLLLGHPPKVIWIRLGNCRTEHILQLLTRSRETVSAFNGDEEKSLLAIP from the coding sequence ATGAAGTTGTTGCTTGACCAAAACCTTTCGTGGAAGCTCGTAGACGAGCTTGGCGAATCCTATCCAGATTCAAAGCATATCAAGCACGTGCTTTCGACCGCGGCTGATGACCGTGATATTTGGAACTACGCAAAGGAAAACGGATTCACAATCGTCACTAAGGATGACGATTTCGTCCAGAAAAGCCTTCTGCTTGGCCATCCGCCGAAAGTGATCTGGATACGATTAGGGAACTGCAGGACGGAGCACATCCTTCAACTGCTAACCCGGTCGCGTGAGACGGTCTCAGCCTTCAATGGCGACGAAGAGAAATCACTGCTTGCGATCCCATGA
- a CDS encoding leucine-rich repeat domain-containing protein: protein MKHHFIDLLDREGDYWTTVPNRERFAFGAESFIPNKDEVKILTISKNQDKIHWEQIFECPYLEELTLHEPSKDQIHAAEKLKNLKRLRITFCRTNDIEFIGNLPNLEEVVLEYVSGFSDLKPLSNLKRLKSVHLENLRKVTDFSGLAGSQGLRYLYINGTFDWNQPVENFDFLGELPNLEVLALGFGVKVVNPRYPIFKSLVKHTKIKKLRIGRAFCSLEDYAFVEVLLGKTNITYLDDRPVELFYENDARIEFLGKGMRSISVKNSIEKCREITQEYERMRLRAEEYLSGYHS, encoded by the coding sequence ATGAAACATCACTTCATAGACCTATTGGACAGAGAGGGCGACTATTGGACGACAGTTCCGAACAGAGAAAGGTTTGCGTTTGGTGCTGAGTCTTTTATTCCAAATAAGGACGAGGTAAAGATCCTTACCATAAGCAAGAATCAGGACAAGATACATTGGGAGCAGATCTTTGAGTGCCCATATCTGGAAGAACTTACGCTTCATGAGCCGAGCAAAGATCAGATACATGCGGCTGAAAAGTTGAAAAACCTTAAGCGCTTGAGAATTACGTTTTGCAGAACGAATGACATCGAGTTTATCGGCAACTTGCCGAATCTTGAAGAAGTGGTACTCGAATATGTTTCCGGGTTTTCAGATTTGAAGCCTTTGAGTAACCTGAAAAGACTAAAATCGGTTCATTTGGAGAATTTAAGAAAAGTAACAGACTTCAGTGGGTTGGCTGGATCGCAAGGACTGAGGTATCTCTATATAAATGGAACCTTTGATTGGAATCAACCCGTCGAGAACTTTGATTTCCTAGGTGAACTTCCAAATCTGGAAGTTCTCGCATTGGGGTTTGGGGTTAAGGTCGTGAATCCGAGATATCCAATTTTCAAGTCGCTGGTTAAGCATACGAAAATTAAAAAATTACGAATCGGCAGAGCCTTTTGCAGTCTAGAGGACTATGCGTTTGTTGAAGTACTTCTTGGGAAAACGAATATTACTTACCTTGATGATCGTCCCGTGGAGCTTTTCTACGAGAACGATGCGAGAATCGAATTCTTAGGAAAGGGAATGCGTAGCATTTCTGTGAAGAATTCAATTGAGAAGTGCAGGGAAATTACCCAAGAATACGAACGAATGAGGCTTCGGGCGGAAGAGTATTTGTCAGGCTACCATAGTTAG
- a CDS encoding glycosyltransferase family 1 protein has translation MLESLEHPRSKRKALLVSFGTRGDIEPFLAVGEVLSERGWEVVCLFPEQFRDEVVAIGYRFHGFDPAFLELLKDQDGQRIIGGGGSFPGRIKSWIALARKGMRLNRESGELQQRVLTEESPDLLLYHPKSLFNIIWAMANPGRAVLVSPLPGVAHPLDDFGPVFKDHGRFLNRLEHRLVNTIKAATARSFARKYPEAYSHVDTSLSAIRNAFVRDQPAVYLISPSLFDRPAAWPENARIVGYFERDKTAGWEPPAELQRFLEVFPRPILISFGSMTNPEPEKKTRIFVNVLTKLGIPAIINTSWGGLQRLDGVPEHIFFVDSIPYDWAFPRVYAVVHHGGSGTTHMAAKYGCPSLIVPHAVDQFMWARIVERKGLGPPAIAMRGLNERELENRLNELYNDGELRIAAADMSKNIAAESDPKALYRVLTEGIKY, from the coding sequence GTGCTTGAAAGTTTGGAGCATCCACGATCAAAAAGGAAAGCGCTTCTCGTATCCTTCGGTACCCGCGGTGATATCGAGCCGTTTTTGGCGGTGGGCGAGGTGCTCAGTGAGAGAGGCTGGGAGGTCGTTTGTCTTTTTCCCGAGCAGTTTCGCGATGAGGTCGTCGCGATCGGTTATCGGTTCCACGGCTTCGACCCGGCCTTTCTTGAGCTTCTAAAAGATCAGGACGGGCAACGGATCATCGGCGGCGGCGGTTCTTTTCCCGGCCGAATAAAAAGCTGGATCGCCCTTGCCCGCAAGGGTATGCGGCTCAATAGGGAGTCCGGCGAGCTGCAGCAGCGAGTGCTGACCGAGGAGTCGCCCGACCTTCTGCTTTACCACCCGAAGAGCCTCTTTAACATCATCTGGGCGATGGCGAATCCCGGTAGGGCCGTGCTTGTCAGCCCGCTGCCCGGCGTCGCCCATCCGCTCGACGATTTTGGCCCCGTTTTCAAAGATCACGGCCGCTTTCTGAACCGGCTCGAACACCGGCTTGTCAATACCATCAAGGCCGCGACGGCGCGAAGCTTCGCCCGGAAATATCCCGAGGCCTACTCTCACGTTGATACCTCGCTCTCTGCTATCCGCAATGCCTTTGTCCGCGACCAACCGGCCGTGTACCTTATCTCGCCGAGCCTTTTCGACCGCCCCGCCGCGTGGCCCGAGAACGCCCGAATAGTCGGCTATTTCGAACGCGACAAGACGGCCGGCTGGGAGCCGCCCGCCGAGCTTCAACGGTTTCTCGAAGTGTTTCCCCGGCCGATACTGATCAGCTTTGGGAGCATGACCAACCCTGAGCCGGAAAAGAAGACGCGGATCTTTGTTAATGTCCTAACGAAGCTCGGCATTCCGGCGATCATTAACACATCTTGGGGCGGGCTGCAGCGGCTCGATGGCGTTCCCGAGCACATCTTCTTTGTCGATTCCATTCCCTACGATTGGGCATTTCCGCGGGTCTATGCCGTCGTCCACCACGGCGGCTCCGGCACAACGCACATGGCTGCGAAATATGGCTGCCCGAGCCTGATCGTCCCGCACGCGGTCGATCAATTCATGTGGGCGAGGATCGTTGAACGGAAAGGCCTCGGCCCGCCGGCGATCGCGATGCGAGGTCTGAATGAACGAGAATTAGAGAATCGGCTCAATGAGCTATATAATGATGGCGAACTTAGAATTGCTGCGGCCGATATGAGCAAAAATATAGCGGCTGAATCAGACCCGAAAGCGCTTTACCGCGTTTTGACGGAAGGAATTAAATATTGA
- a CDS encoding cupin domain-containing protein — protein MKGFKTNIEKDTIKNKNFRKVLYTSVHSQLVLMSIKPKGEIGSEVHKENDQFLRFEGGTGRVVIDDSKYTVKDGDAVVIPAGARHNVINTSATDELKIYTIYSPPHHKDGIVRKTREEAEANDEEFDGKVTEKRKR, from the coding sequence ATGAAAGGCTTTAAGACAAACATCGAGAAAGACACGATCAAGAACAAAAATTTTCGCAAGGTGCTTTACACCTCGGTGCATAGCCAGCTTGTGCTAATGAGCATCAAGCCGAAGGGTGAGATCGGCTCGGAGGTTCATAAAGAGAACGATCAGTTTTTGCGTTTCGAGGGCGGCACCGGGCGGGTCGTTATCGATGACAGCAAATACACCGTCAAAGACGGCGACGCGGTCGTCATCCCCGCCGGAGCCCGGCATAACGTCATCAACACCTCGGCAACCGATGAACTAAAGATCTACACGATCTATTCGCCGCCGCACCACAAAGACGGGATCGTGCGCAAAACCAGAGAAGAAGCCGAGGCCAACGACGAGGAATTTGACGGCAAGGTGACCGAAAAGCGGAAGCGCTAG
- a CDS encoding DoxX family protein — translation MNNTALTISWICRVVVALILFQTLFFKFTGAEESKYIFTTVMGAEYEAIGRIGSGIVELIAAILLLVPSTASIGAAIALGTITGAIFSHLTKLGIVVKDDGGLLFILAIVVFLLSGVTLLLHRKDLPVVGSYL, via the coding sequence ATGAACAACACAGCTTTGACGATAAGCTGGATCTGCCGGGTGGTTGTGGCACTGATCCTTTTTCAAACACTCTTTTTCAAGTTCACGGGTGCCGAGGAATCGAAGTACATTTTTACGACCGTGATGGGTGCGGAATACGAGGCCATCGGCCGCATTGGCTCGGGCATCGTCGAGCTGATCGCGGCGATCCTGCTGCTCGTTCCTTCGACCGCATCCATCGGGGCGGCGATCGCATTAGGCACGATCACGGGTGCGATTTTTAGCCATCTGACGAAGCTCGGCATCGTCGTTAAGGATGACGGCGGCCTTCTCTTCATTCTTGCCATCGTCGTCTTTTTGCTGAGCGGCGTAACGCTGCTGCTTCACCGAAAAGATCTGCCGGTAGTTGGGAGCTATCTCTAA
- a CDS encoding VTT domain-containing protein: protein MGEVQQFFEFYAMGASVSVLFAVLFFGTFVSEDAACILAGTLVASGAASFPLALSACFLGIFVGDVGLYWLGRGVGTRLFETKLFGRFVSKSSLAKASGWLRKRGAAAIFLSRFVTGFRLPTYVFAGALKVSFPRFAFLFLVAAAIWTPILVGSVAFAQSMFFSSNALIGLVALFFAIRLVHKYSSWRNRRLLVGRFRRLANREFWPLWIFYAPVVVYVLWLGLRFRRPTAFASANPAIPAGGFKGESKNDIYRLLAANEEAAGHLLRHFVVSSELSVSDRFFAAEGLMSAAGLEFPVVVKPDSGERGADVAIVQNRRELEAALELAERPVIVQEFAAGVEASVFYYRSPGEDCGHIFSITEKRFPEVIGDGRSTLEALILKDSRAVAMAEKYFERNAGDLSRVLGPGESFRLIEIGTHSRGAVFLDGGHLLTPKLEERIDAICRGLEGFYFGRFDLRAESFESLMAGRFSIIELNGVTSESTNIYDPRYTLLDAYRILFRQWRIAFELGLANIANGAAAVSVGELIRLAFGKRPAAKPPENAEQCA from the coding sequence ATGGGCGAGGTGCAGCAGTTCTTTGAGTTTTATGCGATGGGCGCTTCGGTGTCCGTCCTCTTTGCTGTGCTCTTTTTCGGGACGTTCGTTAGTGAAGATGCGGCCTGCATCCTCGCCGGAACTCTTGTCGCCTCCGGAGCGGCGAGTTTTCCGCTTGCACTTTCGGCATGCTTTCTCGGGATATTTGTCGGCGATGTCGGGCTTTACTGGCTCGGCCGCGGCGTTGGCACGAGGCTTTTTGAGACGAAGCTCTTTGGGCGATTCGTGTCGAAAAGCTCTTTAGCAAAGGCATCCGGCTGGCTTCGGAAACGCGGTGCCGCCGCGATCTTTCTTAGCCGATTCGTAACTGGCTTTCGCTTACCGACCTACGTCTTCGCCGGAGCGCTTAAGGTCAGCTTTCCTCGCTTCGCATTCTTATTTCTGGTCGCGGCCGCGATCTGGACGCCGATCCTCGTCGGCTCTGTTGCCTTTGCCCAATCGATGTTCTTTTCGAGCAATGCATTGATCGGCCTGGTCGCCCTATTTTTTGCCATTCGCCTTGTCCACAAATACTCGTCGTGGCGAAACCGGCGGTTGCTCGTCGGACGCTTTCGAAGGTTGGCGAACAGGGAGTTCTGGCCGCTTTGGATCTTCTACGCTCCGGTCGTTGTGTATGTGCTTTGGCTTGGGCTCCGTTTCCGCCGGCCGACGGCATTCGCATCTGCCAATCCAGCCATTCCGGCGGGCGGCTTCAAGGGCGAATCGAAGAACGATATCTATCGCCTGCTTGCTGCTAATGAAGAAGCCGCCGGACATTTGCTCCGGCACTTTGTCGTCTCGTCCGAGCTTTCCGTGAGCGACCGGTTTTTTGCGGCCGAGGGCTTGATGTCCGCCGCCGGGCTTGAGTTCCCGGTCGTCGTAAAGCCCGATTCAGGTGAACGAGGCGCCGATGTCGCAATAGTGCAGAATCGCAGGGAACTCGAGGCTGCGCTCGAGCTTGCCGAGCGGCCGGTGATCGTACAAGAATTTGCCGCCGGGGTCGAAGCGAGCGTTTTCTACTACCGATCTCCGGGCGAGGATTGCGGCCACATCTTTTCAATAACGGAAAAGCGATTCCCGGAAGTGATCGGCGATGGCCGCTCAACGCTTGAAGCGCTTATCCTGAAAGACTCACGGGCGGTCGCGATGGCGGAAAAGTACTTCGAACGAAATGCCGGCGATCTTTCCCGAGTGCTTGGCCCGGGCGAGAGCTTTCGTCTGATCGAAATCGGCACACACTCGCGAGGTGCGGTCTTCCTGGATGGCGGCCACCTGCTGACGCCGAAACTTGAAGAACGCATCGACGCCATTTGCCGCGGGCTTGAAGGGTTCTATTTCGGCCGCTTCGACCTTCGTGCCGAGAGCTTTGAGTCTTTAATGGCCGGGCGGTTCAGCATCATCGAACTTAACGGCGTCACGAGCGAATCGACGAACATCTACGACCCGCGATACACTTTGCTGGATGCTTACCGGATACTCTTTCGCCAGTGGCGGATCGCGTTCGAGCTCGGTCTCGCCAACATCGCGAATGGGGCTGCGGCCGTCAGCGTTGGTGAGCTGATACGCCTCGCTTTTGGCAAGCGGCCCGCCGCGAAGCCTCCGGAAAATGCCGAGCAATGTGCCTGA
- a CDS encoding NRDE family protein, with the protein MCLIVFEISEDPARGLLLAANRDEFYDRPTLAAAAWEDAPEIYSGRDLVGGGTWLGISQSRRFAAVTNYRDPKAPKGSRSRGELVSGFLSSGISTRDYLDTLASVANEFSGFNLIVGEASSGGIEAAYFSNREGLIRRLEPGVYGLSNHLLDTPWPKVRRARKLFSTAAADDDNALFELLSDRTFASDDELPDTGIGLERERLLSPIFIETPIYGTRCSTVVRLNADRPPQLIERVYV; encoded by the coding sequence ATGTGCCTGATAGTTTTTGAGATAAGCGAAGACCCGGCCCGCGGGCTGCTGCTTGCCGCCAACCGCGACGAGTTTTACGACCGCCCGACGCTGGCAGCCGCCGCTTGGGAAGACGCTCCTGAGATTTATTCCGGCCGCGATCTGGTGGGCGGCGGAACTTGGCTAGGAATATCGCAAAGCAGGCGGTTCGCGGCCGTCACGAACTATCGCGACCCGAAAGCTCCGAAGGGATCCCGGTCGCGTGGCGAACTCGTCTCCGGGTTTCTTTCGTCGGGAATCTCGACCCGCGATTATCTCGACACATTAGCTTCCGTCGCCAATGAGTTCTCCGGGTTCAATCTGATTGTTGGCGAGGCTAGTTCGGGCGGCATCGAGGCCGCGTATTTCTCGAACCGCGAAGGCCTTATCCGGCGGCTCGAGCCCGGCGTTTACGGGCTCAGCAATCATCTCCTTGATACGCCCTGGCCGAAGGTTCGGCGGGCAAGGAAACTATTCTCCACAGCAGCGGCCGACGATGACAATGCCCTCTTCGAACTGCTTTCCGATCGAACGTTCGCGAGCGACGATGAACTGCCCGATACCGGTATCGGGCTCGAACGCGAGCGGCTGCTCTCGCCGATCTTTATCGAAACGCCGATCTACGGAACACGCTGTTCGACGGTTGTCCGGCTCAACGCGGATCGTCCGCCGCAGCTCATTGAACGCGTTTACGTTTAG
- a CDS encoding GNAT family N-acetyltransferase, translating into MRSSTGGNRPFTSVKDDSGVMTGAIRARIRKPFSRTAAILKLVRAARKFAITDGRYTVRLARTNAEVRSALELRYQVFNVEIAGRSPQPGEQAIDFDEYDHRCRHLVVIENATGRTVGTYRINSIETAKRPSGFYSFGEFTIEDLPADVLERGMEVGRACIAPEHRNTKVLFLLWKGLATYLQATGKRYLFGCCSLFTNDAAAGRAAHQQLEAGGHFMPEFRMMPKANGIEPAAEPTFDSVAVELPPLFNMYLRVGAKVCSPPMLDREFGTIDFFVVFDLEKMNPKYRKMFFGSA; encoded by the coding sequence ATGCGGAGTTCAACCGGCGGTAACCGCCCGTTCACCTCCGTGAAAGATGATAGCGGGGTGATGACCGGAGCGATCAGAGCACGAATACGAAAACCATTCTCGCGGACCGCGGCGATCCTAAAGCTCGTCCGGGCGGCGAGAAAATTTGCCATCACCGACGGCCGCTACACGGTTCGGCTTGCACGAACCAACGCCGAGGTGCGGTCGGCACTTGAACTACGCTATCAGGTCTTCAATGTCGAGATCGCGGGCCGGAGTCCGCAGCCGGGTGAACAGGCCATCGACTTTGATGAATACGACCACCGCTGCCGGCATCTCGTGGTCATCGAGAATGCGACCGGAAGAACGGTCGGCACCTATCGGATAAACTCGATCGAGACCGCTAAGCGGCCGTCGGGATTTTACTCTTTTGGTGAATTCACCATCGAGGACCTACCCGCCGATGTGCTCGAACGCGGGATGGAGGTCGGGCGGGCATGCATCGCTCCTGAACATCGAAACACCAAGGTCCTGTTCCTTCTCTGGAAGGGCCTTGCGACATACCTTCAGGCGACGGGCAAGCGATACCTTTTCGGCTGCTGCTCGCTTTTCACGAATGATGCGGCCGCGGGCCGTGCGGCACATCAGCAACTCGAAGCCGGAGGGCATTTTATGCCCGAGTTTCGGATGATGCCGAAAGCGAACGGCATCGAACCTGCCGCCGAGCCGACCTTCGATTCGGTCGCCGTCGAGCTTCCGCCGCTCTTCAATATGTATCTCCGGGTCGGGGCAAAGGTCTGCAGCCCGCCGATGCTCGACCGCGAGTTCGGCACGATCGATTTCTTCGTCGTCTTTGACCTCGAGAAGATGAATCCCAAATACAGGAAGATGTTCTTCGGGAGTGCCTAA